The proteins below are encoded in one region of Ricinus communis isolate WT05 ecotype wild-type chromosome 6, ASM1957865v1, whole genome shotgun sequence:
- the LOC8265384 gene encoding UTP--glucose-1-phosphate uridylyltransferase 3, chloroplastic: MAMANTAPPTNTFYFLHHKTSTITTAFLSTPTSKTLPFTFFSSKPPLLLSSSSSSPRSSFHITRVTTVPLDYAPPAPDSDNNNNSNNDNDISSFHQEISRLKSLRSNLVDSKSFNQKLSVLDSDSRVVSFFNSHHKNRVSRVFNSLNVGFHELYLLKCLVAAGQQHVISLGIEFSEMETARSTLKSAFYALVDMIERFDFGNGLHKSNNLDLKEEEFEDLRKLLKTLDEIERFYDCIGGIIGYQIMVLELLAQSTSDKQTTNWSRHIQESMECQFLEIHTPNVVDLSENAEYACQAALWGVEGLPDLGEIYPLGGSADRLGLVDPDTGECLPAAMLPYCGRTLLEGLVRDLQAREFLYFKLYGKQSITPVAIMTSSAKNNHKHITSLCERLCWFGRGRSSFKLFEQPLVPAVDAEDGQWLITKPFAPVSKPGGHGVIWKLASDKGVFEWFYAHGRKGATVRQVSNVVAATDLTLLALAGIGLRHGKKLGFASCKRNSGATEGINVLVEKKTLDGKWAYGVSCIEYTEFEKFGIPSGSCSSNSLQAEFPANTNILYVDLSSVESIASSNSEKSLPGMVLNTKKPVMYMDHFGNRHSISGGRLECTMQNIADNFLNTYFSRCYQGVEDNLDTFIVYNERRRVTSSAKKKRRHGDNSLHQTPDGSLLDILRNACDLLSHCDIELPEIEGNNRYVDSGPPFLIFLHPALGPLWEVTRQKFSGGSISRGSELQVEVAEFLWRNVELDGSLIVIAENAMGSTRIHSNGEPILQYGHRCGRCKLQNIKVLNQGINWSSGENVYWKHNVQRFEAFKIILHGNAEFEASNVTIEGNQVFEVPDGYKMKITSGYSGLDVQLNTIEPIMMDSGSWFWNYKLNGTHILLELVEL, translated from the exons ATGGCTATGGCTAACACTGCTCCTCCAACAAATACCTTTTATTTCCTTCATCATAAAACCAGCACCATCACCACTGCATTCCTCTCCACTCCCACTTCCAAAACGCTCCCTTTCACCTTCTTTAGTAGTAAACCTCCTCTTctgctttcttcttcttcttcttcgccACGTTCTTCTTTCCATATCACGCGCGTAACCACCGTTCCACTAGACTACGCGCCACCTGCTCCTGACTctgataataataacaatagtaataatgataatgacaTTAGCAGTTTCCATCAAGAAATTTCCCGCCTTAAATCACTCCGGTCAAACCTCGTTGACTCGAAATCGTTTAACCAAAAGCTATCAGTTCTTGATTCTGACTCGCGAGTTGTTTCCTTCTTCAATTCGCATCATAAAAACAGAGTTTCTAGAGTTTTTAACTCTCTTAATGTAGGCTTTCATGAGTTATATTTGCTCAAGTGTTTAGTTGCTGCTGGTCAACAGCATGTAATTAGTTTAGGGATTGAGTTCAGTGAGATGGAGACAGCTAGGAGTACGCTCAAAAGTGCATTTTATGCATTAGTGGATATGATTGAGAGGTTTGATTTTGGTAATGGTTTGCATAAGAGTAACAATTTGGACTTGAAAGAAGAGGAATTTGAGGATTTGAGAAAGTTATTAAAAACTTTGGATGAGATTGAACGGTTTTATGATTGCATTGGAGGTATCATTGG ATATCAGATAATGGTGCTGGAGCTTCTTGCCCAGTCAACTTCTGACAAGCAAACTACGAATTGGTCCCGACATATACAAGAATCAATGGAATGCCAGTTCTTAGAAATTCATACACCTAATGTTGTTGACCTTTCAGAAAATGCTGAATATGCATGTCAAGCAGCTCTATGGGGAGTTGAG GGTTTGCCAGATTTAGGAGAAATCTATCCTCTGGGCGGTTCTGCAGACCGGCTTGGTTTGGTTGATCCAGACACAGGTGAATGTCTTCCTGCTGCTATGCTTCCTTATTGTGGACGGACTTTATTGGAAGGTCTTGTAAGAGATCTTCAG GCTAGGGAATTTTTGTACTTCAAGTTGTATGGAAAACAGAGTATCACCCCTGTTGCAATCATGACAAGTTCTGCTAAGAATAATCATAAGCATATTACTTCTCTTTGTGAAAGACTTTGTTGGTTTGGAAGAGGTCGATCCAGTTTCAAACTTTTTGAGCAG CCGCTTGTTCCTGCTGTTGATGCGGAGGATGGACAATGGTTGATCACAAAACCATTTGCACCTGTTTCCAAGCCTGGTGGACATGGTGTTATTTGGAAGCTTGCTTCTGACAAAGGTGTCTTTGAATGGTTTTATGCACATGGAAGAAAAGGTGCAACTGTTCGACAAGTGAG TAATGTTGTGGCTGCTACAGACCTGACCCTTTTGGCATTGGCAGGGATTGGTTTACGCCATGGGAAG AAACTGGGCTTTGCATCTTGTAAGCGTAACTCAGGGGCTACAGAAGGGATTAATGTCCTTGTTGAGAAGAAGACTCTTGATGGAAAGTGGGCTTATGGTGTGTCATGCATTGAGTACACAGAGTTTGAGAAGTTCGGAATCCCAAGTGGATCTTGTTCTTCTAACAg TTTGCAGGCTGAGTTCCCTGCCAATACAAATATTCTATATGTGGATTTATCATCAGTGGAGTCAATTGCATCAAGTAATTCTGAAAAAAGTTTACCGGGCATGGTACTCAATACAAAAAAGCCGGTCATGTATATGGATCATTTTGGGAACCGACACAG CATCTCTGGTGGCCGGCTGGAATGCACAATGCAAAATATTgcagataattttttaaatacctATTTCTCCAGATGTTACCAGGGCGTTGAAG ATAATCTGGATACTTTTATTGTGTATAATGAACGAAGAAGGGTTACATCATCTGCTAAGAAGAAGAGACGACATGGAGACAATTCTTTGCACCAG ACCCCAGATGGTTCACTGCTGGATATCTTGCGGAATGCCTGTGATCTTCTTTCCCATTGTGATATTGAACTTCCAGAG ATTGAAGGTAACAACAGATATGTTGATTCTGGACCTCCATTTCTAATCTTTCTGCATCCTGCTCTTGGCCCACTTTGGGAGGTCACAAGACAAAAG TTTAGTGGAGGGTCCATTTCCAGAGGCTCTGAGCTACAGGTTGAGGTTGCAGAGTTCTTGTGGAGGAACGTTGag CTTGATGGGAGCttaattgttattgctgaaaatGCCATGGGGTCAACCAGGATCCATTCAAATGGTGAGCCCATATTGCAGTATGGGCACAG GTGTGGAAGATGTAAACTGCAAAATATCAAAGTTCTTAATCAAGGGATAAACTGGAGTTCTGGAGAAAATGTGTACTGGAAACACAATGTACAGCGGTTCGAggcatttaaaattattctgcATGGAAATGCAGAATTTGAGGCTAGCAACGTTACCATAGAG GGAAATCAAGTATTTGAAGTTCCAGATGGCTACAAAATGAAGATCACATCAGGATATTCAG GCTTGGATGTCCAGCTTAACACCATAGAACCGATTATGATGGATTCCGGAAGCTGGTTCTGGAACTACAAGCTAAACGGCACACACATTCTGTTGGAGTTGGTGGAGTTGTAA
- the LOC8265708 gene encoding U-box domain-containing protein 1 yields the protein MDVVSLSPIMTSSSSSGILPTGSLLESLILLSNEVASMDNLPFLQVRNISTMIRRIKLLSSLFEDLQETNSTPLPPSSILCLTELLSVIKRVKFLIQGCKDGSCLWSLVQTELVSNQFYVLVKEMGRALDILPLSLLNLTADTREQVELLHKQAKRVDLLIDPKELQRREELLQIMAWNNGKISKNKGFIDTDKVKEVFSSIGLRSSLDYDEEILKLGVEAQKQAGTGGLIVVSNINNLMSVLAYSKSMIFSDDEIKKIKEDFKQQSASANNRNFDVSSSSHSEILNVPDEFRCPISLDLMKDPVIVASGHTYDRNSIAQWINEGYHTCPKSGQRLIHMALIPNYALKSLVHQWCQDNNIPLVDYSYSSTTDQLGRSDSKKKIYDRAVDHISATKAASDAVKMTAEFLVGKLAMGSPEIQRQAAYELRLLAKTGMDNRRIIAEAGAIPFLVILLSSKDPRIQENAVTALLNLSIFDNNKILIMAAGAIDSIVNVLESGNTMEARENAAAAIFSLSMLNDCKVTIGACPRAIPALVRLLKEGTTAGKRDAASALFNLAVYNGNKASVVLAGAVPLLIGLLTDDKAGITDDALAVLSLLLGCAEGLEEIRKSRVLVPLLIDLLRFGSTKGKENSITLLLGLCKDGGEEVARRLLINPRSIPSLQSLSSDGSLKARRKADAVLRLLNRCCSRCHNPGG from the coding sequence ATGGATGTTGTTTCTCTTTCTCCTATCATgacctcttcttcttcctcagGTATTTTGCCGACTGGTTCTTTGCTGGAATCCCTGATTCTATTATCCAATGAAGTTGCTTCAATGGATAATCTTCCATTCTTACAGGTCAGAAATATTTCAACTATGATAAGAAGGATCAAGCTACTTTCTTCTTTGTTTGAAGATTTACAAGAAACAAATTCTACTCCTCTACCTCCATCTTCAATCCTGTGCCTCACTGAACTTCTTTCTGTTATTAAAAGAGTGAAGTTTTTGATTCAAGGATGCAAAGATGGTAGCTGTCTTTGGAGTCTTGTCCAGACAGAATTGGTGTCAAATCAGTTTTATGTTCTGGTGAAAGAGATGGGTAGAGCACTTGATATTCTACCTTTAAGCTTGCTTAATTTAACAGCAGATACTAGAGAACAGGTTGAGCTACTTCACAAGCAAGCAAAGAGGGTAGATTTGTTAATTGATCCTAAAGAACTTCAAAGAAGAGAAGAACTTCTACAGATAATGGCATGGAATAATGGAAAGATTAGCAAAAACAAGGGATTCATTGATACTGACAAAGTGAAAGAAGTTTTTAGCAGCATTggattgagaagttcattgGATTACGACGAAGAAATCCTGAAGCTGGGAGTTGAAGCACAGAAACAGGCAGGAACAGGAGGACTAATTGTTGtttcaaatataaacaatCTTATGTCAGTTCTTGCATATTCCAAGTCCATGATTTTCAGTGATGATGAGATTAAGAAGATCAAAGAAGATTTCAAACAGCAGTCTGCATCTGCGAATAATAGAAACTTTGATGTTTCTTCATCTTCTCACTCGGAGATTCTGAATGTTCCTGATGAATTTCGTTGCCCCATTTCTCTTGACCTGATGAAAGATCCAGTGATAGTAGCATCAGGGCATACTTATGATCGAAATTCGATTGCTCAATGGATCAATGAAGGTTATCATACTTGTCCTAAAAGTGGGCAGAGACTAATTCATATGGCTTTGATACCTAATTATGCACTAAAGAGTCTAGTGCATCAATGGTGCCAAGATAACAATATTCCATTAGTAGATTATTCATATTCATCTACTACAGATCAACTGGGGAGAAGCGACAGCAAGAAGAAAATTTATGACAGAGCTGTTGATCACATTTCTGCCACGAAAGCTGCTTCTGATGCTGTTAAAATGACAGCTGAGTTTTTGGTGGGAAAACTAGCAATGGGATCCCCTGAAATTCAGAGGCAGGCAGCTTATGAGCTCAGGTTATTAGCGAAAACTGGCATGGATAACCGCAGGATTATCGCTGAGGCTGGAGCAATACCATTTCTTGTAATATTACTAAGTTCTAAAGATCcaagaattcaagaaaatGCTGTGACAGCTTTACTTAACTTGTCCATATTCGACAACAATAAGATTCTGATAATGGCGGCAGGAGCAATTGATAGCATAGTAAATGTCCTAGAATCAGGAAACACTATGGAGGCAAGGGAAAATGCAGCTGCAGCAATCTTTAGCCTGTCGATGCTTAATGACTGTAAGGTGACTATTGGCGCTTGTCCAAGAGCAATTCCAGCCTTGGTTCGGCTATTAAAAGAAGGCACAACAGCCGGAAAAAGAGATGCTGCTAGTGCACTATTCAATCTTGCAGTCTATAATGGTAATAAGGCAAGTGTCGTACTTGCTGGAGCAGTTCCTCTGCTAATTGGATTGTTGACAGATGACAAGGCGGGCATAACAGATGATGCCTTGGCAGTTCTGTCTCTACTATTGGGCTGTGCTGAAGGGTTGGAAGAGATAAGGAAGAGCAGAGTTCTGGTGCCTCTTCTTATTGATCTCTTAAGATTCGGATCCACCAAAGGGAAAGAGAACTCTATAACTCTTCTGTTGGGTCTGTGTAAAGATGGAGGAGAGGAGGTTGCCAGACGTCTGTTAATTAACCCGCGGAGTATTCCTTCTCTTCAGAGCTTGTCTTCTGATGGGTCTTTGAAAGCCAGAAGAAAAGCTGATGCAGTGCTTAGATTACTTAATAGGTGCTGCTCTCGGTGCCACAATCCTGGTGGATAA
- the LOC8265382 gene encoding LOB domain-containing protein 21 produces MRSNEPRSSSSCAACKFLKRRCIPNCIFAPYFRSDEPKKFARVHKIFGASNVSKILIEVPEEQREDTVNSLAYEAEARLRDPVYGCIGAIALLQRKMVELQVDLAIAKARLARYTAISSSFSSASTASILSDRSSLAAFNEFPACGGMVVDSFSQTSSELSQDRVVNDFSQFPYIF; encoded by the coding sequence ATGAGGAGTAACGAGCCACGTTCAAGTTCATCATGCGCAGCCTGCAAGTTCTTGAAAAGAAGATGCATACCGAATTGTATATTTGCACCCTATTTCCGATCCGATGAGCCCAAAAAGTTTGCAAGAGTACACAAGATTTTTGGTGCTAGCAATGTCAGCAAGATCCTGATAGAAGTTCCTGAAGAGCAACGTGAAGACACTGTCAATTCTTTAGCTTATGAAGCTGAAGCAAGGCTTAGAGATCCTGTCTATGGTTGCATTGGTGCTATAGCTTTGTTGCAGAGAAAAATGGTTGAGCTACAAGTTGATCTTGCCATTGCCAAAGCTCGTCTAGCTCGATATACTgctatttcttcttctttttcttctgctAGTACTGCTTCTATCTTGAGTGATCGCAGTAGTTTGGCAGCTTTCAATGAATTTCCTGCTTGTGGTGGCATGGTTGTTGACAGTTTTAGTCAGACTTCATCTGAGCTTAGCCAAGATCGAGTCGTCAATGATTTTAGCCAATTCccatatatattttga
- the LOC8265381 gene encoding trihelix transcription factor ASIL2, with protein MDPATWSIILHHSRAGGGREDCWSEGATETLIEAWGDRYVNLNRGNLRQKDWKEVADAVNSRQNGVKPKKTDIQCKNRIDTLKKKYKIEKAKPPPSKWPFYYRLDSLVGVNNHPTKRKPNAVTLTVKRKPAVYSSTETTSFHEEEEDVGFDERVIKKEHRMEDVDCSDGAACRELARAILKFGEIYERIESSKQQQMFELEKQRMEFTKEVEFERLNLFMDAQLELEKQALKRAKYASSTPGKKL; from the exons ATGGACCCCGCCACCTGGTCCATCATTCTCCACCACAGCCGCGCCGGCGGCGGCCGCGAAGACTGTTGGAGCGAAGGCGCTACAGAAACATTAATCGAAGCATGGGGAGATCGTTACGTTAATCTAAACCGCGGGAATCTCCGTCAAAAAGACTGGAAAGAAGTCGCCGACGCTGTTAATTCCCGTCAAAACGGCGTCAAACCAAAAAAGACTGACATCCAATGCAAGAACCGAATCGacactttaaaaaaaaagtacaaaatCGAAAAAGCTAAACCACCTCCGTCAAAATGGCCGTTTTATTATCGTTTAGATTCACTCGTCGGTGTTAACAACCATCCTACCAAAAGAAAACCTAACGCCGTTACTTTGACTGTTAAACGAAAGCCAGCGGTTTACTCCTCTACAGAGACGACGTCCTTTCatgaggaggaggaggatgtAGGGTTTGATGAGAGAGTAATAAAGAAAGAGCATAGAATGGAGGATGTCGATTGTTCAGATGGAGCTGCGTGTAGAGAATTAGCGAGAGCGATATTGAAATTTGGAGAGATATATGAGAGAATTGAGAGTTCTAAACAGCAACAAATGTTTGAATTAGAGAAACAGAGAATGGAGTTTACTAAAGAAGTTGAGTTTGAGAGGTTGAATTTGTTTATGGATGCTCAATTGGAGCTCGAAAAACAGGCATTAAAGCGCGCCAAATATGCCTCTTCTACTCCAG GGAAGAAGTTGTAA
- the LOC8265380 gene encoding alcohol acyltransferase 9 gives MATSSVHVKEAIVIKPSSPTPTRLLSLSALDSQLFLRFTIEYLLVFKARPGLDYGSITARVKSALANILVPYYPLAGRVRAKPDGSNLEVICRGQGAVFIEAISDSITVNDFDKAPRYVTQWRKLLSFHVADVLQGAPLLVIQLTWLKDGAASLSVCFSHCVCDGIGSAEFLNSFASLATGQDRVIADLKYKPVWDRHLLDSIEPCYRSLSSLSHPEFNRVPDLCGFSTRFSTERLAPTSIIIDKRRQNELKRLAISTTREPAFTSFEVVAAHVWRSWARALNLPSNQILKLLFSINIRKRVKPSLPNGYYGNAFVLGCAQTSVKDLTEKGIGYASMLIKRAKERVDNEYVRSVIESVSQSRMSPDSVGVLIMSQWSRLGLERVDIGMGKPVHVGPICSDRYCLILPVFNQTDSVKVVVAVPASGVDKYEILVKSPYS, from the coding sequence atGGCAACAAGTTCTGTTCATGTCAAAGAAGCTATTGTTATCAAGCCATCAAGCCCAACTCCAACTCGTCTATTATCTCTTTCTGCTCTTGATTCTCAACTCTTTTTACGCTTCACTATAGAGTACCTCTTGGTTTTTAAGGCTCGTCCAGGGTTAGACTATGGTTCCATCACAGCTCGAGTCAAATCTGCATTGGCTAATATCTTGGTGCCTTACTATCCTCTAGCAGGTCGAGTCAGGGCCAAACCTGATGGCTCAAACCTTGAAGTAATATGTAGAGGCCAAGGTGCAGTATTCATTGAAGCTATCTCTGATAGTATTACTGTCAATGATTTTGATAAAGCGCCAAGGTACGTAACACAATGGAGAAAACTCTTGTCCTTCCACGTGGCAGATGTTCTTCAAGGGGCTCCACTTCTTGTCATCCAGCTTACGTGGCTTAAAGATGGTGCTGCGTCGTTAAGTGTTTGTTTCAGCCATTGTGTGTGTGATGGGATTGGCAGTGCTGAGTTTCTTAACTCGTTTGCCTCTCTTGCTACGGGTCAAGATCGAGTTATTGcagatttaaaatataaacccGTTTGGGATCGTCATCTTCTTGATTCTATAGAACCCTGTTATCGATCTCTTTCATCATTGAGTCATCCCGAGTTCAACCGAGTTCCTGACCTCTGCGGGTTCTCGACCCGGTTTTCGACCGAAAGACTCGCTCCTacttctattattattgataaaagaaGGCAAAACGAGCTAAAAAGACTCGCTATTTCCACAACTCGTGAGCCAGCATTCACTTCTTTTGAAGTAGTGGCAGCTCATGTATGGAGAAGTTGGGCTAGAGCACTAAACTTACCATCAAATCAAATCTTGAAGCTTCTGTTTAGcatcaacattagaaaacgaGTTAAACCGAGTTTACCAAATGGCTACTACGGCAACGCTTTCGTTCTAGGTTGTGCACAAACAAGTGTTAAGGATTTAACAGAGAAAGGAATAGGGTATGCGTCAATGTTGATAAAGAGAGCAAAAGAAAGAGTTGACAATGAGTACGTGAGATCGGTCATAGAATCAGTGAGTCAATCAAGAATGAGTCCAGACTCGGTAGGCGTTTTGATAATGTCACAGTGGTCAAGATTAGGGTTAGAGAGGGTTGACATCGGGATGGGTAAACCAGTTCATGTGGGACCTATCTGTAGTGATAGGTACTGTTTGATCCTGCCAGTGTTTAATCAGACGGATTCTGTTAAAGTTGTGGTAGCTGTTCCTGCAAGTGGAGTTGACAAGTATGAGATTTTAGTCAAGAGTCCATACTCTTGA